The following coding sequences are from one Bradyrhizobium sp. 200 window:
- a CDS encoding NADPH:quinone oxidoreductase family protein, producing MKAVVVENYDSIDGISIKEIDTPGISRGEVRVKVGAAAVGFVDGLKVQGLYQTKDPLPFVPGTEFAGTVDAVADDVTAFKPGVPVIGMTRSGALAEYISVPSAALKHLPPQVPFEAGASFQANYLTGLYALDARASLRAGEILLVLGAAGGVGVAAIQIGKLMGARVIAAASTAEKRAFAVQFGADQTIDYTKPDWRDTLKELTGGHGPDVIFDPVGGEVALQAFRSIAWRGRHLVVGFASGTIPALAFNLPLLKGGALLGVDLAQIQKREPETHARLIAQLFDWLASGRLQPVVGKIVPFENFREAFKTMQSRSALGKMIVKFG from the coding sequence ATGAAGGCCGTGGTTGTCGAGAATTACGATTCGATCGACGGCATCTCGATCAAGGAGATCGATACGCCCGGCATTTCCAGAGGCGAGGTCCGTGTCAAGGTCGGCGCCGCGGCGGTCGGCTTCGTCGACGGCTTGAAGGTGCAAGGGCTCTACCAGACCAAGGACCCGCTGCCGTTCGTGCCGGGCACCGAGTTTGCCGGCACGGTCGATGCTGTGGCTGACGACGTCACCGCGTTCAAGCCGGGCGTACCCGTGATCGGCATGACCCGGTCCGGCGCGCTTGCCGAATACATCTCGGTACCGTCGGCGGCGCTCAAGCACCTGCCGCCGCAGGTTCCCTTCGAGGCCGGCGCATCGTTTCAGGCCAACTATCTCACCGGGCTTTACGCGCTGGATGCCCGCGCGTCACTCCGCGCCGGCGAAATACTGCTGGTGCTGGGCGCGGCAGGCGGCGTCGGTGTCGCCGCCATTCAGATCGGCAAGCTGATGGGCGCGCGGGTGATCGCCGCCGCCTCGACGGCGGAGAAGCGCGCCTTCGCGGTGCAGTTCGGCGCCGATCAGACCATCGACTACACCAAGCCAGACTGGCGGGATACGCTGAAGGAATTGACCGGCGGACATGGGCCGGACGTGATTTTCGACCCCGTCGGCGGCGAAGTCGCGTTGCAGGCGTTTCGCTCGATTGCCTGGCGCGGACGGCATCTGGTGGTCGGATTCGCCTCGGGCACCATTCCGGCGCTGGCGTTCAACCTGCCGCTGCTCAAGGGCGGCGCGCTGCTCGGCGTCGATCTCGCCCAGATCCAGAAGCGGGAGCCGGAGACTCACGCCCGCCTGATCGCACAATTGTTCGACTGGCTGGCATCGGGCAGATTGCAGCCCGTGGTCGGCAAGATCGTGCCGTTCGAGAATTTCCGCGAGGCTTTCAAGACCATGCAGTCGCGCTCGGCGCTCGGGAAGATGATCGTCAAATTCGGCTGA
- a CDS encoding DUF2889 domain-containing protein, with product MPLGNNDKWRRHMHTRSVQCDGFLRDDGLWEVEAWLRDTKPFAQRADRFRGELNPGDPVHDIGLRLAIDDGMTIREAEAMMRATPYPTCIEVEPILERLIGERIGPGWRETVRRKIGRLETCTHMMELLGPAVTTLYQTMSYGKKPQGRDTLENQQSSGERPFFIGGCHSWRTDGPVVAAMFPQFATKPAAKDAKD from the coding sequence ATGCCTCTGGGAAATAACGATAAATGGCGCCGCCATATGCATACGCGGTCGGTTCAATGCGACGGCTTTCTGCGCGACGACGGACTCTGGGAAGTCGAGGCGTGGCTGCGCGACACAAAACCCTTCGCCCAGCGCGCCGATCGTTTTCGCGGCGAACTGAACCCGGGCGATCCCGTGCACGATATCGGCCTGCGGCTCGCAATCGACGATGGCATGACCATCCGCGAAGCCGAAGCCATGATGCGCGCGACGCCCTACCCCACCTGTATAGAGGTCGAACCGATCCTTGAGCGCCTGATCGGCGAGCGCATCGGTCCGGGCTGGCGCGAAACGGTGCGGCGGAAGATCGGCCGGCTGGAAACCTGCACGCATATGATGGAACTGCTCGGCCCTGCCGTGACCACGCTGTACCAGACCATGTCCTACGGCAAGAAGCCGCAAGGCCGCGACACGCTGGAGAACCAGCAAAGCTCCGGCGAGCGCCCGTTCTTCATCGGCGGCTGCCATTCCTGGCGCACCGACGGCCCCGTCGTCGCCGCGATGTTTCCGCAGTTCGCGACCAAGCCGGCTGCGAAGGACGCAAAGGATTAG
- a CDS encoding dienelactone hydrolase family protein, with product MYQMLCVLVATIAYGTATGHCQGAQAGMTAVTFQSSTYSDMRQLLAREATTGAVTVKADLGFPEQVRDRYPAVIVVHSMAGYRDANEGYAAGELRKAGFATLTYDSFAARGTTGAALQGSSGYLPIGVADAYAALRLLSSEPRIDADHIAIIGFSYGAEVAHLAAFETLRSALNPGPSRFAAHVAFYPGGNFGVFAEPGAYTGAPVLMLLGEKDDNLPVTKIESYLAYARAAGAPAPIESVIYPGAYHAWTVPDLTTQFYPNLVSTKKCPLILLGPKRVALLIDGETKPFDPATFGACVAAAPGYWMGFDAAVRAQSITDAVRFLERSLRP from the coding sequence ATGTACCAGATGTTATGCGTCCTGGTGGCGACGATCGCCTATGGAACAGCGACCGGCCACTGCCAAGGCGCTCAAGCGGGCATGACCGCTGTCACGTTTCAATCCTCCACCTACAGCGACATGCGCCAGCTCTTAGCGCGCGAGGCCACGACCGGAGCGGTGACGGTTAAGGCCGATCTCGGCTTTCCCGAACAGGTCAGGGATCGCTATCCCGCCGTCATCGTCGTTCACTCCATGGCCGGCTATCGTGACGCCAACGAAGGCTATGCCGCGGGCGAACTGCGCAAGGCAGGCTTCGCCACATTGACCTACGACAGTTTTGCCGCGCGCGGGACCACGGGCGCGGCCTTGCAGGGATCATCAGGTTATCTGCCGATTGGCGTTGCCGACGCATACGCCGCGCTGCGGCTTCTTTCGAGCGAGCCCCGGATCGACGCCGACCACATTGCCATCATCGGATTCTCGTACGGCGCTGAGGTGGCGCATCTCGCGGCATTCGAGACGTTGCGATCGGCGCTCAATCCTGGACCGAGCCGGTTTGCCGCCCACGTCGCGTTCTATCCCGGCGGAAATTTCGGTGTGTTCGCCGAACCCGGCGCCTATACCGGCGCGCCGGTGCTGATGCTGCTCGGCGAAAAAGACGACAATTTACCGGTAACAAAGATCGAGAGTTATCTGGCCTACGCGCGCGCCGCGGGGGCTCCGGCTCCGATCGAAAGCGTGATCTACCCGGGCGCCTACCATGCATGGACGGTTCCCGACCTCACCACGCAGTTCTACCCGAACTTGGTCAGCACGAAAAAATGTCCGCTCATCCTCCTTGGGCCAAAGCGGGTGGCGCTGCTCATCGACGGCGAAACCAAGCCGTTCGACCCCGCCACCTTCGGTGCGTGCGTCGCTGCAGCGCCCGGCTATTGGATGGGATTTGATGCGGCGGTTCGCGCCCAATCGATTACTGACGCGGTTCGGTTCCTTGAACGAAGCTTGCGACCGTAA
- a CDS encoding ABC transporter permease — MGQQIVHRLLISFPALLGVLFLCFCLLQVVPADPAMIIAGPDAKAETIAAIRQELGLDRSIPVQFFEYILRVLRGDLGRSIISNRMVSEELAMTIGPTIELMLGGMLLAVPIGLALGTLAAVNRGRLTDRIIMACSVAGVSMPVFFIGLILIQFVGFKWALLPFTGRTGPVWDGGLPSLILPALTLGAVLIGPIARLTRTAVLEVLGADFVRTARAKGLRERVVIIHHALRNAMIPVVTLIGLQAAFLLGGAVVTETMFSWPGVGRLAVGAIVSSDFPTAQGAIMILAIAFLSINLVVDVLYVYLDPRVQRR, encoded by the coding sequence ATGGGACAACAGATTGTCCATCGTCTGCTGATTTCGTTCCCCGCCTTGCTCGGGGTTCTCTTCCTCTGCTTTTGCCTGCTGCAGGTCGTGCCCGCCGATCCGGCGATGATCATCGCCGGGCCCGATGCCAAGGCTGAGACCATCGCCGCCATCCGTCAGGAACTCGGTCTCGACAGATCGATCCCGGTGCAGTTCTTCGAATACATCCTGCGTGTGCTGCGCGGGGATCTCGGCCGCTCCATCATCTCCAATCGGATGGTCAGCGAGGAACTGGCGATGACCATCGGGCCGACGATCGAGCTGATGCTCGGCGGCATGCTGCTCGCCGTGCCGATCGGGCTCGCGCTCGGAACGCTGGCAGCCGTCAATCGCGGCCGCCTCACCGATCGCATCATCATGGCGTGTTCGGTGGCGGGTGTGTCGATGCCGGTATTCTTTATCGGCCTGATCCTGATCCAGTTTGTCGGATTCAAATGGGCGCTGTTGCCGTTCACCGGCCGCACCGGGCCGGTATGGGACGGCGGTTTGCCGAGCCTGATTCTGCCGGCGCTGACGCTGGGCGCGGTGCTGATCGGCCCGATCGCGCGCCTGACGCGCACCGCGGTGCTCGAAGTGCTCGGCGCGGATTTCGTGCGCACGGCGCGCGCCAAGGGGCTGCGCGAGCGGGTGGTGATCATCCATCACGCGCTGCGCAACGCCATGATTCCCGTCGTCACCCTGATCGGGCTGCAGGCGGCGTTCCTGCTCGGCGGCGCCGTCGTCACGGAGACCATGTTCTCGTGGCCCGGCGTCGGCCGGCTCGCCGTCGGCGCCATCGTCTCCAGCGATTTTCCGACCGCGCAGGGCGCGATCATGATTCTCGCCATCGCCTTTCTGTCGATCAATCTCGTGGTCGACGTGCTCTACGTCTATCTCGATCCGAGGGTGCAGCGAAGATGA
- a CDS encoding ABC transporter permease: MSAEALDTGFAEARDTGVFARAGVLRRLARDRVAALAGVALTAIVLAALFAPWIAPYDPYFTDLTKVMQPPSAKHWFGTDNTGRDIFSRVLYGTRNTLMLGLVGVIVGGFIGGVLGILAAYYRRLDGWIMRLVDVMLAFPAILIGLAVAAIFGAGLTAVVIALVVATVPDVARVARGAAISVMGQEFMEAGRAVGVSDGELIWRYLTLNCISTIFVFLTLRFGQIILIGAALGFLGMGAQPPTAELGMMAAQGRDFLFMAPHIATIPSCAIFVIVLAANLLGDAFRDVLDPRLQT; this comes from the coding sequence ATGAGCGCCGAGGCTCTCGATACGGGCTTTGCGGAAGCGCGCGACACCGGCGTATTCGCCCGCGCCGGGGTGTTGCGCCGGCTGGCGCGCGACCGGGTCGCGGCCCTCGCCGGGGTGGCGCTCACGGCAATCGTGCTGGCAGCGCTGTTTGCGCCCTGGATCGCGCCCTACGATCCCTACTTCACCGACCTCACCAAGGTGATGCAGCCGCCCAGCGCCAAGCACTGGTTCGGCACCGACAACACCGGCCGCGACATCTTCAGCCGCGTCCTCTACGGCACGCGCAACACGCTGATGCTCGGGCTGGTCGGCGTGATCGTCGGCGGCTTCATCGGCGGCGTTCTCGGCATCCTCGCCGCCTATTATCGCCGCCTCGACGGCTGGATCATGCGGCTGGTCGACGTGATGCTGGCCTTCCCCGCGATCCTGATTGGGCTCGCGGTGGCCGCGATCTTCGGCGCCGGACTGACAGCCGTGGTGATCGCGCTCGTCGTCGCGACCGTGCCCGATGTCGCGCGGGTGGCGCGAGGCGCCGCGATCAGCGTGATGGGCCAGGAATTCATGGAAGCCGGCCGCGCCGTCGGCGTCTCCGACGGCGAACTGATCTGGCGCTACCTGACGCTCAACTGCATTTCGACGATCTTCGTGTTTCTCACCTTGCGCTTCGGCCAGATCATCCTGATCGGCGCGGCACTCGGCTTCCTCGGCATGGGTGCGCAGCCGCCGACCGCCGAACTCGGCATGATGGCGGCGCAAGGCCGCGACTTCCTGTTCATGGCGCCGCACATCGCGACGATCCCGAGCTGTGCCATCTTCGTGATCGTGCTGGCCGCCAACCTTTTGGGCGACGCATTCCGCGACGTCCTCGATCCGAGGCTGCAGACATGA
- a CDS encoding ABC transporter substrate-binding protein yields MCLAPCVAGPASAQTLQLMKGIDAPHYDAQRTTWGPTSDIVNMFQDTLVALDWDGRTPVPYLAKSWTISEDGRTYTFKLRDDVSFCSGKKFTADDVVYTFKRLKDPALKAPYAWRAGNIKELRAPDPTTVEYELEEPYSELLLQLTMFTNVIHNKESVEALGKDYGIKGADGTGPWCFESWQPRTEIVLKRHDAYRWGPSLYKNKGPVKFEKLSMKIMPEESSRVAAMMAGQFDMTHQFPPAFIAQARAAPMLSVTAAKPNFQLLYFGFKTTRPMVSDKRVREAMSIAINRSEIATAILLGNADPAFTIVDKDALDHDPKTAGIVKEDIERAKALLDEAGWKMGSDGVREKDGVKLQPRVYYTQAGNTPRVAEAIQGYLRRIGVQWQLQPWDSTIAPAKMAEQDYEIWSVTVPYLSAGDLMNIYFDSRNIPTPNRMNWKDAETDEWLKQGRSALTEADRAKYYALVQQKVMREHLWIPVLNINMDQVANKKITDARPHMIYQNTFYKGLDVSRQK; encoded by the coding sequence ATGTGTCTGGCACCGTGCGTCGCAGGTCCGGCATCGGCCCAGACGCTCCAACTGATGAAGGGCATCGACGCGCCGCATTACGACGCGCAACGCACGACCTGGGGACCGACCTCCGACATCGTCAACATGTTCCAGGACACGCTGGTGGCACTCGACTGGGACGGTCGCACGCCGGTTCCCTATCTCGCCAAATCGTGGACGATCAGCGAGGACGGCAGGACCTATACGTTCAAGCTGCGCGACGACGTGTCGTTCTGCAGCGGCAAGAAGTTTACCGCCGATGACGTCGTCTACACTTTCAAGCGGCTGAAGGACCCGGCGCTCAAGGCGCCCTATGCCTGGCGCGCCGGCAACATCAAGGAATTGCGCGCGCCCGATCCCACCACCGTCGAATACGAGCTCGAAGAGCCCTACTCCGAACTTCTGCTGCAGCTCACCATGTTCACCAACGTGATCCACAACAAGGAGAGCGTCGAGGCGCTGGGCAAGGATTACGGCATCAAGGGCGCCGACGGCACCGGACCCTGGTGTTTCGAGAGTTGGCAGCCGCGCACCGAAATCGTGCTCAAGCGCCACGATGCCTACCGGTGGGGCCCGTCATTGTACAAGAACAAGGGGCCGGTGAAGTTCGAAAAGCTCAGCATGAAGATCATGCCCGAGGAGTCCAGTCGCGTCGCAGCGATGATGGCCGGACAGTTCGACATGACCCACCAGTTCCCTCCGGCATTCATCGCCCAGGCCCGGGCCGCCCCGATGCTGTCCGTGACGGCGGCGAAGCCGAACTTCCAGTTGCTCTATTTCGGCTTCAAGACGACGCGGCCGATGGTATCAGACAAGCGCGTGCGTGAGGCGATGAGCATCGCCATCAACCGTTCCGAAATCGCAACAGCCATCCTGCTCGGCAACGCCGATCCAGCCTTCACGATCGTCGACAAGGATGCGCTCGACCACGACCCGAAGACGGCAGGCATCGTCAAGGAGGACATCGAGCGCGCAAAGGCGCTGCTCGACGAAGCCGGCTGGAAGATGGGCAGCGACGGCGTGCGCGAGAAGGACGGCGTCAAGCTGCAGCCCAGGGTCTACTACACCCAGGCCGGCAACACGCCGCGGGTCGCGGAAGCGATCCAGGGCTATCTGCGCCGCATCGGCGTGCAGTGGCAGCTTCAGCCATGGGACTCCACCATTGCTCCCGCCAAGATGGCCGAGCAGGACTACGAGATCTGGTCGGTGACGGTGCCCTATCTGTCGGCCGGCGACCTCATGAACATCTATTTCGATTCCCGCAACATCCCGACGCCCAACCGGATGAACTGGAAGGACGCCGAAACCGATGAATGGCTGAAGCAGGGGCGCTCGGCGCTGACCGAGGCCGACCGCGCCAAATACTACGCGCTGGTGCAGCAGAAGGTGATGCGAGAGCACCTCTGGATACCCGTACTCAACATCAACATGGACCAGGTGGCCAACAAGAAGATCACCGATGCCAGGCCGCACATGATCTACCAGAACACCTTCTACAAGGGCCTGGACGTGTCGCGCCAGAAATAA